Proteins from a genomic interval of Trichoderma breve strain T069 chromosome 2, whole genome shotgun sequence:
- a CDS encoding sugar transporter domain-containing protein — MSDAPETNAEARKHSIGIHTTQDVEHIEAPITWKAYLMCAFASFGGIFFGYDSGYINGVNGSAIFYKAVEGAAATKLTDPHSSLITSILSCGTFFGALIAGDVSDWIGRKWTVIIGCFIYMIGVIIQMVTSPEHALGPIVAGRLIAGLGVGFESAIVILYMSEICPRKVRGALVAGYQFCITIGILLASCVVYGTKDYTNTGAYRIPIAIQFPWALILGGGLLFLPDSPRYFVKKGEIQKAINSLSRVRGQPEDSEYVQNELAEIIANEEYERALIPSTTWFGSWANCFKGSLWTGKSNLRRTILGTSLQMMQQWTGVNFIFYYSTPFLQSTGAISNSFLISLIFSLVNVCSTPLSFWTVERFGRRSILIIGAGGMLICQFLVAIIGVTVGFNKTHPDPSNPGSDLADNISAVNAQIAFIAIFIAFFASTWGPGAWIVIGEIFPLPIRSRGVALSTASNWLWNTIITVITPYMVGTDKGNLKSSVFFIWGGLCTCAFVYSYFLIPETKGLSLEQVDKMMEETTPRTSGKWKPTTTFAAQMGTGEYIEKAVVEV; from the exons ATGTCCGACGCCCCCGAAACCAACGCGGAGGCGCGAAAGCACTCCATCGGCATCCACACTACCCAGGATGTCGAGCACATCGAGGCTCCCATCACATGGAAGGCCTACCTCATGTGcgcctttgcctcctttGGTGGTATCTTCTTCGGCTACGACTCCGGTTACATCAACGGTGTCAACGGCTCCGCCATCTTCTACAAGGCCGTTGAGGGCGCTGCCGCTACCAAGCTCACCGACCCCCATTCCTCCCTCATCACCTCCATTCTGTCTTGCGGTACCTTCTTCGGTGCTCTGATTGCTGGTGACGTCTCCGACTGGATCGGCCGAAAGTGgaccgtcatcatcggctgCTTCATCTACATGATCGGTGTCATTATCCAGATGGTTACTTCTCCCGAGCACGCTCTTGGTCCCATTGTCGCTGGTCGTCTCATTGCCGGTCTCGGTGTCGGTTTCGAGTCTGCCATTGTCATTCTGTACATGTCTGAGATT TGCCCCCGCAAGGTCCGTGGTGCCCTTGTCGCTGGTTACCAGTTCTGCATTACCATCGGTATCCTTCTCGCTTCTTGCGTCGTTTACGGTACCAAGGACTACACCAACACTGGCGCCTACCGTatccccatcgccatccagtTCCCCTGGGCTCTGATCCTCGGTGGTggtctcctcttcctccccgACTCTCCCCGTTACTTCGTCAAGAAGGGTGAGATCCAGAAGGCCATCAACTCCCTGTCTCGTGTTCGTGGCCAGCCTGAGGACTCCGAGTATGTCCAGAACGAGCTTGCTGAGATTATCGCCAACGAGGAGTACGAGCGTGCCCTGATCCCCTCCACCACCTGGTTCGGCTCTTGGGCCAACTGCTTCAAGGGTTCTCTGTGGACCGGCAAGTCTAACCTGCGACGAACCATCCTCGGTACCTCTCTccagatgatgcagcagTGGACCGGtgtcaacttcatcttctactACTCCACCCCCTTCCTCCAGTCCACCGGTGCCATCAGCAACTCTTTCTTGATctccctcatcttctccctggTCAACGTCTGCTCCACTCCTCTGTCTTTCTGGACCGTTGAGCGATTCGGTCGTCgttccatcctcatcattgGTGCCGGTGGTATGCTTATCTGCCAGttcctcgtcgccatcatcggtGTCACTGTCGGCTTCAACAAGACCCACCCCGACCCCAGCAACCCCGGCTCCGACCTGGCCGACAACATCTCCGCTGTCAACGCCCAGATTgccttcatcgccatcttcatcgccttcttcgcctccaccTGGGGTCCCGGTGCCTGGATTGTCATTGGTGAAATCTTCCCTCTGCCTATCCGATCTCGTGGTGTTGCTCTGTCCACCGCTTCCAACTGGCTGTggaacaccatcatcaccgtcatcACCCCCTACATGGTTGGTACCGATAAGGGCAACCTGAAGTcatccgtcttcttcatctggggAGGTCTCTGCACTTGCGCTTTCGTCTACTCCTACTTCCTCATCCCCGAGACCAAGGGCCTGTCTCTCGAGCAGGTCGAcaagatgatggaggagaccACCCCCCGTACCTCTGGCAAGTGGAAGCCTACTACCACCTTCGCTGCCCAGATGGGCACTGGTGAGTACATTGAGAAGGCTGTCGTTGAGGTCTAA
- a CDS encoding sodium/hydrogen exchanger family domain-containing protein yields MATATTASAAPTSTVRVAPQGGVLEGANPSVYDPKNPLTIFIIQVGLIVILCHILHWPLSKIRQPRVIAEVIGGIILGPSVMGHIPGFKDAIFPAASIPNLTLVANLGLVLYLFMIGLETDVRFLLSNWRVATSVAFAGLALPFGVGCGLAWGIYNAFRDDPGIKPIDFSVYMLFVGIAVAITAFPVLCRILTELKLLDTPVGVITLSAGVANDVVGWILLALCVALVNAGKGLTALWILLVAIGYVILLVVIVKPTLRFVLRKTNNLENGPSQSAIALILLIALTSAFFTGIIGIHPIFGGFVVGLVIPREHGFNIRVIEKMEDLVGSIFLPLYFTLSGLSTNLGLLNSGTAWGYVFATTFVALITKIIGASLAARLNGLVWRESFAIGVLMSCKGLVELIVLNIGLQAQILSVRTFTIFVVMALLTTFFTTPVVSFLYPPWYQKKIAAWKRGEIDWDTGAAITQVNVTPETDATSQRIRRLLVYLRLDNMPALLNLLSLFGSSRFVETPSGTSEESSKRSYEDVLKGPVRAHGLRLLELTDRDSSVMTVAQVDEYTRHDPVVNIFRSVSQLHNISASGEVAIMPEDRFAEALVSRSSNMSSDLLLMPWTETGSMGDAQIIASANVEDRLASTYLSFVRSVLRSIDHNVGIFFTRSRDDVKNKGQEQANARRQYSYDVAKHEFPTAPLVARTQNIFFVYFGGRDDNFALQLVIQLLERERVTATIINVSELSEKSASAGDNILDAVMGKLPRDTASRIKVEKFSVAPTVEELLSHADAAPSATETDVSNPTLVVLSRSGGVKLDEGKLANRPREDVQSCLGTLASHFVASGVTTDLLVVQAKLQVGAGSS; encoded by the exons ATGGCGACCGCAacgacagcttcagctgcgCCAACCTCGACCGTCCGGGTCGCGCCGCAAGGCGGTGTCCTGGAAGGCGCAAATCCGTCCGTGTACGATCCGAAGAACCctctcaccatcttcatcatccag GTCGgactcatcgtcatcctctgCCATATCCTGCATTGGCCTCTGTCCAAGATCCGTCAGCCCCGGGTAATTGCCGAGGTCATCGGAGGAATCATCCTTGGTCCCTCTGTAATGGGCCATATCCCCGGTTTCAAGGATGCCATCTTTCCCGCTGCTTCAATCCCCAACCTTACTCTGGTGGCAAACTTGGGTCTTGTTCTCTACCTGTTCATGATTGGTCTTGAGACCGATGTCCGATTTTTGCTGAGCAACTGGCGTGTGGCCACCTCCGTCGCCTTTGCTGGATTGGCCTTGCCCTTTGGCGTTGGCTGCGGTCTGGCTTGGGGCATTTATAATGCTTTTCGCGATGACCCCGGCATCAAGCCCATTGACTTTAGCGTCTATATGCTGTTCGTCGGTATTGCAGTTGCCATCACC GCTTTCCCGGTGCTTTGCCGTATCTTGACCGAACTGAAGCTGCTCGACACCCCAGTCGGTGTTATTACTCTGTCTGCGGGTGTTGCAAACGATGTCGTCG GATGGATCTTGCTGGCCCTCTGCGTTGCTCTAGTTAACGCTGGCAAGGGACTCACGGCGCTGTGGATTCTTCTCGTTGCCATCGGCTATGTCATTCTCCTCGTTGTCATTGTCAAACCCACCTTGCGATTTGTGCTGCGGAAAACGAACAACTTAGAGAATGGCCCTTCTCAGAGTGCCATCGCcctcattctcctcatcGCTCTCACCTCTGCCTTCTTCACGGGAATCATTGGAATTCATCCCATCTTTGGAGGATTTGTTGTTGGTTTGGTGATTCCACGTGAGCATGGCTTCAATATCCGTGTcattgagaagatggaagatcTCGTTGGTTCCATTTTCCTGCCTCTTTACTTTACCCTCTCTGGTCTCAGCACCAATCTGGGCCTCCTCAACAGTGGAACCGCCTGGGGCTATGTCTTTGCTACTACCTTTGTCGCCCTCATCACCAAGATCATTGGTGCGTCTCTTGCGGCTCGTCTGAATGGTCTGGTTTGGAGAGAATCATTCGCCATTGGTGTCCTGATGAGTTGCAAAGGTCTTGTGGAACTTATTGTTTTG AACATTGGTCTTCAAGCCCAGATTCTCAGCGTCAGGACCTTTACCATCTTTGTCGTCATGGCCCTTCTCACCACCTTCTTCACAACCCCCGTCGTCTCCTTCCTCTACCCTCCTTGGTatcagaagaagattgccgcCTGGAAGCGTGGCGAGATTGATTGGGATACTGGTGCTGCGATTACCCAAGTCAACGTCACACCTGAAACAGATGCGACCTCCCAGAGAATCAGGCGGCTACTTGTTTACCTTAGACTGGACAACATGCCCGCATTGCTCAACCTTCTTTCGTTATTTGGAAGCTCTCGCTTCGTAGAAACCCCAAGCGGAACATCCGAAGAAAGCTCAAAGAGAAGTTACGAGGACGTACTCAAAGGTCCTGTTCGAGCTCATGGTCTTCGACTCCTCGAATTGACAGATCGTGACTCTTCCGTCATGACGGTGGCTCAGGTCGACGAATACACCAGGCACGATCCCGTTGTCAACATTTTCCGCAGCGTCAGCCAGCTTCACAACATCTCAGCCTCTGGAGAGGTTGCCATTATGCCGGAGGATCGCTTTGCAGAGGCTCTTGTTTCCCGCTCATCCAACATGTCGTCAGATCTCCTCCTCATGCCGTGGACCGAGACCGGTAGCATGGGAGATGCGCAGATTATTGCTTCTGCAAATGTCGAAGACAGGCTTGCATCTACCTATCTGTCGTTTGTCAGGTCGGTTCTTCGCTCCATTGACCACAAtgtcggcatcttcttcactcgAAGCCGAGACGACGTCAAGAACAAGGGCCAAGAACAGGCCAATGCTCGCCGACAATACTCGTATGACGTTGCGAAACACGAGTTCCCGACTGCCCCCCTTGTTGCCCGTACTCAAaatatcttcttcgtctACTTTGGTGGACGCGACGACAATTTCGCTCTTCAATTGGTTATCCAACTGCTCGAGCGCGAGCGCGTAACTGCAACCATCATCAACGTTTCTGAGCTTTCTGAGAAGTCCGCATCAGCAGGCGACAACATTCTTGATGCAGTCATGGGCAAGCTTCCCCGCGATACAGCTTCCCGGATCAAGGTTGAGAAGTTCTCTGTTGCTCCCACagttgaagagctgctcAGCCATGCCGACGCAGCTCCTAGCGCCACCGAGACGGATGTCTCGAACCCAACCTTGGTTGTTTTGAGCCGCAGCGGTGGAGTCAAGTTGGATGAAGGAAAGCTTGCAAACAGACCGAGAGAGGATGTGCAGAGCTGCTTGGGTACCCTTGCTTCCCACTTTGTTGCTAGTGGTGTGACGACGGATCTGCTGGTTGTGCAGGCCAAGCTACAGGTAGGCGCTGGTTCGTCATGA
- a CDS encoding UDP-glucoronosyl and UDP-glucosyl transferase domain-containing protein produces MFRRAVVVFAILAALVGVFLARQSAQEDEVLISGRNNTVLIVTDSHHGLCNAHLATVSALVENHPSVEVHYASFSGIASDIERISENAKVYNPEAKIHWHQFEAPSLVDEIKAMGSLLEIVTPPGMPGLKAFAQMVPFFMTAWSDEAHLSLYQQTVDIIQKVDPAVVILDSLLRPSIDAAVNLNRTRAYITPNALVDLISAVQPRGGHFWKYPGIASGLPFPIPWKDVPTNIYQQLYFIIKFLTSPAIKNKRSSLQGKGIPQAVNLFEMYRKDVPWIAMSYPEAGYPLEYIPDNFRIVGPLVLDVAPAETQSAELTGWIKKAPTILVNLGSAFRYEEPRAIVMAEAIAAVLDATDVQILWKLRKAGKYGDDFLGAAKKYVDEGRLRLETWLDVDPTSLYNTGDIAVSVHHGGANCFYETILAGIPSVVLPLWADHYNYAQTAEYLGVGIWPNKKTAPEWEAAVLTEAFLEALSGNKSMAMRQNAKAIAHKGHEYGGRKLAAQLVAEMAAGGK; encoded by the exons ATGTTTCGGCGGGCAGTAGTTGTCTTCGCCATCCTTGCCGCACTCGTTGGTGTCTTTCTTGCCAGACAGTCTGCTCAAGAAGACGAAGTGTTGATCAGTGGCCGCAACAACACGGTTCTTATCGTCACAGACAGCCATCACGGGCTGTGCAACGCGCATCTCGCCACGGTCTCGGCACTGGTAGAGAACCATCCGTCGGTTGAGGTGCACTATGCTTCCTTCTCCGGCATAGCATCGGACATTGAGCGTATCTCGGAGAATGCCAAGGTATACAACCCAGAGGCAAAGATACACTGGCACCAATTCGAAGCTCCGAGCCTAGTGGACGAAATTAAGGCCATGGGAAGCTTGTTGGAGATTGTGACACCGCCGGGAATGCCTGGGCTGAAGGCGTTTGCACAGATGGTCCCGTTCTTCATGACGGCATGGTCAGACGAAGCACATCTGAGCCTGTATCAACAGACTGTGGATATTATCCAAAAGGTTGATCCTGCTGTCGTGATTCTCGATTCATTGCTCCGACCAAGTATTGATGCCGCTGTGAACCTCAATCGAACGCGTGCCTACATCACTCCGAATGCTTTGGTAGACCTCATCAGCGCCGTACAGCCCCGAGGAGGGCACTTTTGGAAATATCCTGG GATTGCTTCGGGTCTTCCTTTCCCAATTCCCTGGAAAGATGTCCCGACCAACATATATCAGCAACTgtacttcatcatcaagtTCCTCACGTCTCcagccatcaagaacaagcgCTCTTCGCTCCAGGGAAAGGGAATCCCGCAAGCCGTCAACCTCTTCGAAATGTATCGAAAGGACGTTCCGTGGATCGCCATGAGCTACCCCGAAGCAGGCTACCCTCTCGAATATATCCCGGATAACTTTCGTATAGTTGGCCCTCTGGTTCTCGACGTGGCGCCGGCTGAGACACAAAGCGCCGAGCTGACGGGCTGGATCAAGAAGGCCCCGACGATCCTCGTCAACTTGGGCAGCGCGTTTCGATATGAGGAGCCGAGGGCTATCGTCATGGCGGAGGCGATTGCTGCCGTGCTGGATGCCACAGATGTGCAGATCTTGTGGAAGCTACGCAAGGCGGGTAAGTATGGCGACGACTTCTTGGGAGCGGCGAAGAAGTATGTTGATGAGGGTCGGCTGCGGCTGGAGACGTGGCTGGATGTTGATCCGACGTCTTTGTACAACACTGGTGATATCGCGGTGTCGGTGCATCATGGAGGTGCCAACTGCTTCTATGAGACGATCCT AGCCGGCATCCCGAGCGTCGTACTCCCGCTATGGGCAGACCATTACAACTATGCACAGACGGCAGAGTATCTTGGCGTCGGTATCTGgcccaacaagaagactgcGCCGGAGTGGGAGGCTGCAGTCTTGACCGAGGCATTCCTGGAGGCACTGAGTGGCAACAAGAGCATGGCAATGCGCCAGAATGCCAAGGCGATTGCGCACAAGGGACACGAATATGGGGGCCGAAAGCTGGCAGCTCAACTGGTTGCTGAGATGGCAGCTGGTGGAAAATGA